The Bacteroidales bacterium genome has a window encoding:
- a CDS encoding TonB-dependent receptor, with protein MIRTLRKLLLILILSGFTSLSFSQAIVKGVVFDASNNEKLIGASVFVKGTTSGIITDVNGGFSLALVAGKKTIIIQFVGFTAKEFEVDAKDGVTTDLGNIMLETDQIGLDEVTVFASVAVSRKTPVALSKIDPIQIEEKLGTQEFPEILKATPGVYATKQGGGFGDSRINLRGFDAANTAVMINGVPVNDMEWGGIYWSNWAGLNDVTRSMQVQRGLGASKVAAPSLGGSINIVTRSTDATKGGNVSYGIGSDGYTKIGFAVSTGLTEKNWAITVLGTKTSGNGYIQGTEFESYSYFVNISKRINDHHQISFTGLGAPQWHNQRNSADGLLIAEWQKQPLKYRYNASYGFDMNGQRKVSSRNEYNKPQFSLNHFWTINQKSSLSTALYASIGDGYGTSGQGYTSGDRSNWYGSSSGIPNTVFRTADGTFDYGAIYALNKASLNGSAMVMSKSVNQHKWYGLLSTYSTKIANIIDFYGGIDLRYYKGTHTNVITDLYGGNFYIDASSSRPISQYPDQSWRTNKLAVGDVVYRDYDGFVMSEGLFAQAEYNQIKNLSTFISTSLSRTSDWRYDRFYYEKAQAKSKTVSFWGYCVKGGANYNLNDNHNVFANIGVISRAPFFSGGAFLQSTLSNAVNPNAINEKAFSYEVGYGFKSKYLSANLNLYSTKWMNKTIVRSSILQPDPLIPAKILSINMEGVDALHKGIELDLISKPIRNLEITAMVSIGDWNWLSNATGYLYTDNGQPSDASGNQVAFGSAQHVKMNVNLKGIHVGNAAQTTAAIGARYEMLKGFSIGLDANYYGRNYSYFSISPASTGYGDLNFSQPWRIPDATIFDLSTSYRFKIGTFDASLIGNVNNLFDAEYIADATDGSDHTWQTARVFYGFGRTFSTTLKIKF; from the coding sequence AATGGTGGATTTAGTCTTGCTCTTGTTGCCGGGAAAAAGACGATTATTATTCAATTTGTTGGTTTTACGGCAAAGGAATTTGAAGTGGATGCAAAAGATGGTGTAACAACAGACCTAGGGAATATAATGCTTGAAACAGACCAAATTGGTTTGGATGAAGTTACAGTATTTGCCTCAGTGGCTGTCTCTCGTAAAACCCCAGTTGCTCTCTCAAAAATTGATCCCATTCAAATTGAAGAGAAATTAGGCACCCAAGAATTTCCTGAAATTCTAAAAGCGACTCCTGGTGTTTATGCAACCAAGCAGGGCGGAGGATTCGGTGACTCACGTATTAATTTACGTGGATTTGATGCAGCTAATACTGCTGTTATGATTAATGGAGTTCCTGTAAATGATATGGAATGGGGTGGTATCTACTGGTCAAACTGGGCTGGTTTGAATGATGTTACCCGTTCAATGCAAGTACAACGTGGGTTGGGTGCTTCTAAAGTTGCTGCTCCTTCGTTAGGGGGTTCCATAAATATCGTTACTCGTTCCACTGATGCTACTAAGGGTGGTAATGTATCGTATGGTATTGGAAGTGATGGTTATACTAAAATTGGATTTGCTGTTTCAACCGGGTTAACAGAAAAGAACTGGGCCATTACCGTATTAGGAACAAAAACATCTGGAAATGGTTACATTCAAGGAACTGAGTTTGAGTCGTACTCCTATTTTGTAAATATTTCAAAAAGGATAAATGATCATCATCAAATCTCCTTTACTGGTCTGGGCGCACCACAATGGCATAATCAACGTAATAGTGCTGATGGATTGTTGATCGCTGAATGGCAGAAACAACCATTAAAATACAGGTACAATGCGTCTTACGGTTTTGATATGAACGGACAGCGTAAAGTATCTTCACGTAATGAGTACAATAAACCTCAATTTTCCTTAAATCACTTTTGGACTATTAACCAAAAGTCAAGCCTCTCAACCGCATTATACGCTTCAATCGGCGATGGTTATGGTACTAGTGGACAAGGTTATACATCAGGAGATAGGAGTAACTGGTACGGATCAAGTTCGGGCATTCCAAATACAGTCTTTAGAACGGCAGATGGAACTTTTGATTATGGTGCCATATATGCTTTAAATAAGGCTAGTTTAAATGGTTCAGCAATGGTAATGTCAAAAAGTGTAAATCAGCATAAATGGTACGGATTGCTTTCCACTTACAGCACAAAAATTGCTAATATAATTGATTTTTATGGTGGTATAGATTTACGTTATTACAAAGGAACACATACCAATGTGATTACCGATTTGTATGGTGGAAACTTCTATATTGACGCTTCTTCTTCACGGCCAATCTCTCAGTACCCTGATCAAAGTTGGAGAACAAATAAATTAGCTGTTGGTGATGTAGTTTATCGCGATTATGACGGTTTTGTGATGAGCGAAGGTTTATTTGCCCAAGCAGAGTATAATCAAATAAAGAATCTAAGTACATTTATTTCAACATCTTTATCAAGGACTAGCGATTGGCGTTACGACCGTTTCTATTACGAGAAAGCTCAAGCAAAATCTAAAACAGTTAGTTTTTGGGGTTACTGTGTAAAGGGCGGAGCAAACTACAACCTGAATGATAATCACAATGTTTTTGCAAATATTGGTGTTATTTCTCGTGCACCTTTCTTCTCTGGTGGTGCTTTTCTTCAATCAACATTAAGTAATGCTGTAAACCCAAATGCAATTAATGAAAAAGCATTCTCTTATGAGGTTGGTTACGGTTTCAAGTCAAAATATCTGTCGGCAAACTTAAACCTCTATAGCACAAAGTGGATGAATAAAACAATTGTTCGTAGTTCTATTCTCCAACCAGATCCTTTGATTCCTGCAAAAATTTTAAGTATTAATATGGAAGGTGTTGATGCACTTCACAAAGGAATTGAACTTGACCTTATTTCCAAACCAATTAGAAATTTGGAGATAACAGCTATGGTATCAATTGGTGATTGGAATTGGTTAAGTAATGCAACAGGTTACCTATATACTGATAACGGACAACCCTCTGACGCAAGCGGAAATCAGGTTGCCTTCGGTTCTGCTCAACATGTTAAAATGAATGTAAATCTAAAGGGTATTCATGTTGGAAATGCTGCTCAAACAACTGCCGCAATAGGTGCGAGGTATGAAATGCTAAAAGGTTTCAGTATTGGCTTAGATGCAAACTACTATGGACGCAACTACTCTTACTTCAGTATTAGCCCTGCGTCAACAGGCTATGGCGATCTTAACTTTTCTCAACCATGGAGAATTCCTGATGCAACGATCTTTGATCTCAGCACCAGTTATCGATTCAAAATTGGAACTTTTGATGCTTCTTTAATCGGTAATGTCAATAACCTTTTTGATGCAGAGTATATTGCTGATGCAACAGACGGTTCTGATCATACATGGCAAACCGCTAGGGTATTCTATGGATTTGGTAGAACATTTTCTACAACCTTGAAAATTAAATTCTAA